A section of the Metabacillus endolithicus genome encodes:
- a CDS encoding Fur-regulated basic protein FbpA, which produces MKKEQVIQQLLRLDYYKSSDNRQLYELTLSELENEYRAVTGHHIHCGLR; this is translated from the coding sequence TTGAAAAAGGAACAGGTCATTCAGCAATTGTTAAGGCTAGATTACTATAAATCTTCAGATAATCGTCAGTTATATGAACTAACTCTTAGTGAGTTGGAGAATGAGTATAGAGCAGTAACAGGACATCATATTCATTGCGGATTAAGGTGA
- a CDS encoding glycerol-3-phosphate dehydrogenase/oxidase: protein MKFSSITRGALLETMDKQEYDLLVIGGGITGAGIALDAALRGMKVAVVEMQDFAAGTSSRSTKLVHGGLRYLKQFQVAMVAEVGKERAIVYENGPHVTTPEWMLLPIHQGGTFGTFTTSVALRFYDFLASVKKGERRKMLSTKEVLRKEPLLKKKGLKGGGYYVEYRTDDARLTIEVLKAAVQNGAHIVNYAKAVDLLYKDNKVSGATVMDVLTQTQYTISAKNVVNAAGPWVDDVRNKDYTRNNKQLRLTKGVHLVLDQSVFPLQQAVYFDTPDGRMVFAIPRDGKTYVGTTDTFFEEDTANPKMLAEDRDYILNSITYMFPNVKLSKEDVESSWAGVRPLIYEKGKDPSEISRKDEIWEADSGLITIAGGKLTGYRKMAESVVDLVSKGISESSTGVSFKTSQTKTYPISGGNVGGSKEFMAFIKKKQAEAVKYGLTKEEGHFLAKQYGSNVDLVFEYSNSYHSHDAMGLSRVVYAQLMYAIEHEMVVKPVDFFIRRTGALFFDRNWVITWKEKVIPFMAKKLNWTKEQTRNYQVQLDQELQDAVTPIDER, encoded by the coding sequence ATGAAGTTTTCAAGTATAACAAGAGGTGCACTTCTTGAAACGATGGATAAACAGGAATACGACTTGCTCGTTATTGGTGGAGGAATTACAGGGGCTGGGATTGCGTTGGATGCTGCCCTTCGAGGGATGAAGGTTGCAGTTGTTGAGATGCAAGATTTTGCTGCAGGAACATCGAGTCGCTCAACAAAACTTGTTCATGGTGGTCTAAGGTATTTAAAACAATTTCAAGTAGCGATGGTGGCAGAGGTTGGAAAAGAACGTGCAATTGTGTATGAAAATGGACCACATGTCACAACACCTGAATGGATGCTGCTGCCAATACACCAAGGAGGAACCTTTGGTACATTCACCACCTCTGTTGCGTTACGTTTTTATGATTTTTTAGCAAGTGTCAAAAAGGGAGAACGCCGGAAAATGCTATCTACAAAGGAAGTATTACGTAAAGAGCCGTTACTTAAGAAAAAGGGGTTAAAAGGTGGAGGCTATTACGTTGAATATCGAACAGATGATGCAAGGTTAACAATTGAAGTATTAAAGGCAGCTGTTCAAAATGGAGCTCATATCGTAAATTATGCAAAAGCAGTTGATCTTTTATATAAAGATAATAAAGTGTCAGGTGCGACAGTGATGGATGTGCTAACACAAACACAATACACCATTTCCGCAAAAAATGTGGTAAATGCAGCTGGACCCTGGGTGGATGATGTACGAAACAAGGATTATACGAGAAATAACAAACAGCTTCGATTAACAAAAGGAGTTCACTTAGTACTTGATCAATCCGTTTTTCCTCTTCAACAAGCTGTTTATTTTGATACACCTGACGGACGAATGGTTTTTGCTATTCCACGTGATGGGAAAACGTATGTAGGGACAACAGATACATTTTTCGAAGAAGACACAGCCAATCCAAAAATGCTTGCAGAAGACCGAGATTATATTTTAAACAGCATAACGTATATGTTTCCGAATGTGAAATTATCAAAGGAAGATGTTGAATCAAGCTGGGCCGGAGTACGTCCATTAATTTACGAAAAAGGAAAAGATCCTTCTGAAATTTCTCGGAAGGATGAGATTTGGGAAGCCGACAGTGGACTTATAACAATTGCTGGTGGAAAATTAACTGGCTATCGAAAAATGGCTGAATCAGTTGTGGATCTTGTTTCAAAGGGAATTAGTGAATCTTCAACAGGCGTATCTTTTAAAACTTCTCAAACGAAAACATATCCAATCTCTGGTGGTAATGTTGGCGGTTCGAAGGAATTCATGGCTTTTATTAAGAAAAAACAGGCAGAGGCAGTTAAATACGGCCTCACCAAAGAAGAAGGTCATTTTTTAGCAAAGCAATACGGATCTAATGTGGATTTAGTTTTTGAGTATAGTAATAGCTATCATAGTCATGATGCAATGGGATTATCAAGGGTTGTATATGCGCAGCTTATGTACGCGATTGAGCATGAAATGGTGGTGAAGCCGGTTGATTTCTTTATTCGCCGGACTGGTGCTTTATTTTTTGATCGTAACTGGGTAATTACTTGGAAAGAAAAAGTGATACCGTTCATGGCCAAAAAATTAAATTGGACAAAAGAGCAAACGAGGAATTATCAGGTACAATTAGATCAAGAATTACAAGATGCTGTTACACCGATTGATGAAAGATAG
- a CDS encoding glycerol-3-phosphate responsive antiterminator, producing MQKILPAFSSIKQFEKFLQSDYEIGIFLETHISQLGNFHKLAEQNHKKLIYHVDLIHGLKNDDYATEYICQEFDPYGLISTKSNVILKAKQKGVVAIQRMFLIDSHALERSYRLLEKTKPDYIEVLPGAMPWMIKEVKERTNTKILAGGLIRTPEEVEKALEAGADAITTSKRELWKFSK from the coding sequence ATGCAAAAAATTTTACCGGCTTTTTCCTCAATCAAACAGTTTGAGAAATTTTTACAAAGTGATTATGAGATTGGAATATTCCTTGAAACTCACATTTCTCAATTGGGCAATTTTCATAAATTAGCAGAGCAGAATCATAAAAAACTGATTTACCATGTTGATCTCATACATGGGTTGAAAAACGATGATTATGCTACTGAATATATATGCCAGGAGTTTGATCCATATGGTCTTATTTCTACAAAATCTAATGTGATTTTAAAAGCAAAGCAAAAGGGTGTTGTGGCCATTCAACGAATGTTTTTAATTGATTCACATGCTTTGGAAAGAAGTTATCGTTTACTTGAGAAAACGAAGCCTGATTACATTGAGGTGCTTCCGGGGGCAATGCCGTGGATGATTAAAGAGGTAAAGGAACGAACAAATACAAAGATTCTTGCCGGAGGTCTTATTCGGACACCAGAAGAGGTGGAAAAGGCGCTTGAGGCTGGTGCTGATGCGATTACCACATCCAAACGAGAGCTATGGAAATTCAGCAAGTAG